CTCAGCGTGGGCCTGGAGTTCTCGCCCTGGCGCCACGTGACCTTCTTCGGCGGCGCCGGCATCAGCTACTGGTTCCTCGGGGTGAGCGACGCGACGGCCTTCATCCGCGAGGCGGAGGCGAATGCAGGGGAGGAGGAGCCGCCGCTCACCGCCAACTCCCTGCTGCTCACCCTCTCCACGCCCGTGGTGAGGCTCGGCCTCATCGTCTACTTCAACTGACGGAGTGTCCCGCGTGCCCGCCCTTGCCCGAGCCCTCCTGCTGACCACCCTCGCGCTGCTCGCTTCCGGCTGCCGGAAGATCGCCGACACCTTCTTCGTGGTGACGGCCGAGACGGATCAGATCTGCCAGAGCGAGTCCGGCGTGTCGTTCTCCGGTGCCGCTCCGGGCCAGGAGACGCTCGAGCGCACCCTGGAGGTTCCCCTGGGGCAGATCGGCCAGGATCTGCCCGAGGGACGGGTCGACACGGAACTCTCGTTGCAGCTGTTCACGCTCGAGGTCACGGACGGGGACGCGGACCTCAGCAAGCTCCAGACGGTGAAGGTCTCGCTGCGTCGGCAGGGCTCGACGGAGCTCATCCGGACGCTGCTGGAGTACAGCCAGCCCTCGCAGGCGTTCTCCCCGAATCTGCTCGCCCTGCGAGCAGTGGAGGCGACGAGCGTGCCGGATCTGGCACGGGACGAGCGGCTGGAGCTGGTGCTCGAGGCGCGCGGCACCCTGCCCGCCCAGGCGTGGACGGCGAACATCAAGGCATGCGTGGGGGTGCGCGCCGAGGTGCACGCCTTCAGGTTCATCTTCTGACGCCCGCGCCCAGCTGGAACGCCACCCACTCGCGCGCCCGGGTATTGGCCTGGAACAGGTAGTCGAAGTGCCCGGCCTGGATGCGCCGCACCAGCACCTCGTCGCGGGCGATGATGTCGGCGGCGTCCCAGGGAAAGCTCCGGGGCGGAGGCAGATCCTCGCTGTCGGCCGTGGAGGAGGGAGCGACCTCCAGGTAGCGCGCGTAGGCGGCGAGGAACCGGTCCACGCTCGAGGCCACGGGGATGGCGTACAGCGACTCGTACACGTCGACCCACACCACCGGCTGGACCCCCTCGGCGTCCGCCCGCTCGGGCACCGTGGCGTAGCAGTAGGCCAGCCGGTCATCCTTGGCGAACACGAGCAGCTCGCCGAAGGGCGCTTTCCAGTCCCGGCGCCAGTGGGCATTCACCCGGTGCAGATCCGGCCGCCGCTCGTGCCGGAGCGGGAAGAGGAACAGCTCGCCGTGGATCCACAGGTAGCCCGCGCGCGAGTGGACGGCCGCCAACTGGGGATCCATCGGCTGCCCGGCCACGGAGTCCTCCGTCCGGCGCTCCGGCTCCAGGGGCGGCTCCAGTTTCAAGGGGTGGGCCCGGATGAGACAGACCTCCAACAGGTGCTCGAAGCCGGGCAGCGAGATCTCGGATGACATGACGGAATTCTCCTCGGAAGGGTGTCCTCTGCGGTCACCTCACTGTAGATGACGGCGAAGGTCATGTCACGAACCGGGTCGAAGCCCCCCCGGATCGGCGTGGCTCGTGGTAGGCAGCCGGGGCCATGGACTCCACGCGAACCGCTCCTCGAATCCTCGTCGTCGGCTGTGGTGGCATCGGCGGCGTCCTGCTGTCACGCCTGCTGGAGTCGGGCCGGAAGGTCTCCGCGGTGGCTCGCCGCGAGGAGATCGCCCAGGTGCTGCGCACGCGCGGCCCGGTGCTGCGTGACGCGAAGGGCGAGCGCACCGTACGGGGTGAGCTGGAGGTCTTCGTCGAGCCGCCCGCCGAAGGGGCCTACGACTTCCTCCTGCTGGCCACGCCGCCCACCGGAGTGGAGGAGGCGGCCCGGGACACGACGCACCTGCTCGCGCCCGGAGGCGCCATGGCCGTGCTCCCCAACGGGCTGTGCGAGGAGCGGGTGGCGGCCATCGTGGGCGAGGAGCGGGTCATCGGCACCATCGTCGCCTGGGGCGCCTCGTCACCGGCGACGGGCGTCTACGAGCAGACGGCCGTGGGCGGCATGGTGCTCGGCACGCTCCGGGGCGAGCCGGATGCGCGCCTGGAGCGCCTGGCCGAGGTGCTGCGCGCGGTGGGCCCCGTGGACTTCACCCCCAACCTGCGCGGCGCGCGCTGGAGCAAGCTGGGCATCAACTGCGCCATCTCCACCCTGGGCACCGTGGGGGGCAGCCGGTTGGGGCCGCTCCTGCGGCACCGCTTCATCCGCGAGCTGGCGCTGGACATCTTCACCGAGGTGGTCCAGGTGGCGCGCGCCGAGGGCGTGAAGCTGGAGAAGGTGGCGTCCTCGCTGGGGCTGGACTGGCTCGCGCTGAGCGACGCCGAGCGGCACGCGTGGGGCTCGCCGTCGCTGGTGCTCAAGCACGCGGCCCTGCTCGCCGTGGGCCTGCGCTACCGCCGGATGCGCTCGTCCATGCTGGCGGCGCTCGAGCGGGGGCGCGAGCCGCCCGTGGACTTCCTCAATGGCGAGGTGGTGCGGCACGCGCGCGCACACGGCCTCGCGGTGCCGGTGAACGAACAGTTGCAGGAGGCGGTGCACGCCATGGCCCGGCGGCAGCTCACGCCCGGCGTGGAGACACTGCGCCGCATCCACGAGCGGACACGTCCCAGGAGATCCTGACGGGCCGGAAGTTGGACGGAACGCCGGGGCGCCCGTAGGAAGGAAGGCGTGCGGCGCAAACGGACCAACAGGGCCAACAGGTTTCCCTGGGTGAAGGTGGGGCTGTGCGCCCTGGTGCCGCTCGTGCTGCTCAACCTGGCGGTGGCCTTCTTCGGCGACACCCGCGTGTCTCCCCTCTCGGTGTCCTTCCTCGCGGAGAAGGCCCACGCCCTGGCCGCCTACGCGCGCCACCGGCCCCAGTGCCTGCTCGAGGGACACCCCGAGCTCGAGCCCCTCATCCGCGACAGCGAGCAGCGCCACCACCTGCCCCCCGGCCTGCTCGAGGCGGTGGTGGAGGTGGAGTCCAACACCCAGCCCCACCGCATCTCCCCCGCGGGCGCCATGGGCCCCGGCCAGCTCATGCCCTCCACCGCGAGCCTCATGCGCGTGGAGGACCCGTTCGATCCGGCGCGAGCCCTGGACGGCAGCGCGCGCTACCTCGCCGAGCAGCTCGCGCGCTACCGGGGCAACGTGACGCTCGCGGTGGCCGCCTACAACGCGGGCCCCGGCAACGTGCGCGGCCGCGTGCCGCACAACGGCGAGACGGAGTTCTACGTGGAGAAGGTGCTCGCCGCCTACGCGCGCCACCGACCTCCACCGCCTCCGGCCGGCGTGAAGCGACAGGCCCGCCCGGTGCGCTCCACCGCGCGCCATCCTCCGGGTGACCGACCCTCGGCCGGTTGACCGATCTCCGCCGGATGACCGACGCGCGTGGAGCGCGAGCCGTGAGATCTCCACACGCATGAACAAGCCCTCGAGCATCTCGAAGCGCGTCGTCGTCCTGTGCATGGGAACCCTGGCGGTGATGGGCGGAGGCGTCACCCTCTTCGGCAACAACCTGCGCAAGCTCACCGGCGCGAGCGCGGAGGCACTCGCGGGCAGCGACGTGCAGTACGCCCCGCACCTGGCGAAGAAGTCCCTGCGGACCTTCGGCAGCAACGGGGAAGAAGCCGGCCCCAGCTCCCGGGGAAACACCTACTCCGCCGAGCGCCCCAACCCCTTCACCCGCGCGAGCGAGGATCGCCTCTCCACCTTCGCGGTGGACGTGGACACCGCCTCCTACACGCTCTTCCGCCGCTACGTCACCCAGGGCAGCCTGCCCCCGCCGGAGTCCATCCGCGTGGAGGAGTGGGTGAACTACTTCCGCTACCGCTACCCCTCGCCCACGGACGGTGACTTCCGCGTGGACCTGGAGGGAGCCCCCTCGCCGTACACGCGCGGCCGACACCTGGTGAAGGTGGGGCTGCAGGGCCGCACCATCGCCAAGAGCCAGCGCAAGCCCACGCACCTGGTCTTCCTGGTGGACACCAGCGGCTCCATGAACGCCGCGGACAAGCTGCCGCTCGCGCAGAAGTCCATGAAGCTGATGGTGGATGGACTCAACGAGACGGACACCGTGGCGCTCGTCACCTACGCGAGCGGCGTGCGCGACGTGCTGCCCCCCACCCCGGCCTCCGCGCGCGACACGCTCTTCGCCGCCATCGACTCGCTCACCGCCGGGGGCGGCACCGCCATGGGCAACGGGCTGGAGCTCGCCTACCGGCACGCGGCGCGCAACGCCCACCCCCGGAACGTCTCGCGCGTCGTCGTCCTCACCGACGGCGACACCAACATCGGCCCCCGGAACCCGGACGACCTGCTCGAGCGCATCCAGGGCTACGTGCAGGAGGGCGTCACGCTGTCCACCATCGGCCTGGGCATGGGCAACTACCGGGATGACCTGATGGAGCGCCTGGCCAACAAGGGCAACGGCAACAGCTTCTACATCGACAGCGAGCGCGAGGCGCGCCGCGTCTTCCAGGAGCGGCTGGCCGGCACGCTGGAGGTCATCGCCCAGGACGTGAAGGTGCAGGTGGAGTTCGACCCGGAGGCCGTGCGCGGCTACCGGCTGCTCGGCTACGAGAACCGCGCCATCGCCGACCGGGACTTCCGCGACGACAAGGTGGATGCCGGGGAGATTGGCGCCGGCCACACCGTCACCGCCCTGTACGAGGTGGATCTCACGGGCGAGGGCTCGCGCGTGGCCACCGTGCACGTGCGCTCCAAGCGGCCCGGTGGCGTGGAGGCCGCCGAGCAGACCTTCCCCCTGGAGCGCGCGAGCCTGCACGCCCACCTGGACGAGGCCTCCTCCAACCTGCGCTTCGCCGCCGCCGTGGCGGGCACCGCGGACATCCTCCGGGGCGCTCCCGAGGCCCGGGAATGGAGCCTCGCCACCGCCGAGTCCCTCGCCGAGGAGTCCGTGGACGGCCAGCCGGACCGCTCCGAGTTCCTCGGCCTGCTGCGCCAGGTGCGCGAGTGGCGCACCGCGTCCGTCGCCGCGAGCTACCCGGACTGAGTCAGCCCGAGCCCTCCAGGCCGTGCCCGGCGTCGGGATCCACCCACACCTCCACCTGCCCGTGCAGTTGGAGCAGGGAGGCCGGGCAGTGCGAGGTGATGGGGCCGCGCACCATGGCCGTCACCGCCGCCGCCTTGTTCACCCCGAAGGCCAGCAGGATGACGCGGCGCGCCTTGAAGAGGGCCCCCATGCCCAGCGTGAGCGCCGCCATGGGCACCCGGGAGATCTCATCCCCGAACATGGGCGTCATGGCCTGACGCGTCTCGCGCGACAGCCTCGCCCGATGGCTCGCCGCCTGGAGACTGTCCCCCGGCTCGTTGAAGGCCACGTGCCCGTTGGAGCCGATGCCCAGCAGCAGCAGATCGATTCCCCCCGCCGCCTCCAGGGCGGCGTCGTAGCGGGCGCACTCCCACTGGGCCTTCTCCGCGCTGCCGTCCAGGAAGTGCACGCGCTCCGGGGCCAGGTTCACGTGCTGGAAGAGATGGCGGTCCATGTAGGCGCGCAGACTGCATGGATCGTCCGGAGGCAGGCCGAGGAACTCGTCCAGGTTGAAGGTCGTCACCCGGGAGAAGTCCAGCGCCCCGCGCTGATGGAGCGCCACCATCTGCCGGTACACGTTGAGGGGGCTGCGTCCCGTGGGCAGACCGAGCACCAGGGAAGGCTGCTCACGGACGGCCGCCGCGACGTGGGCGGCACAGGCGGCGGCAGCTTCCACTTCCGAGGAGAAGACGCGGACGTTCAAGGAGGAAGAACCGTGGCCTGGGGAAGGTCTCCAGCATAGCGCCCACCGAGGCCCCCGTCACCCATCGCATCGGGCGGGGCGCCCTCGGCAAGGTGGGTAGGGTCGGCCCGGGGACCGCCCCCCGGGACCGGTGGCCCCCCCTCGAACGGGCGAATTCACCTCAACTTCGAGGATGACTCGCGCGGGAGGTGAGCTAGAAGTCGCGTTCATGAAAGTCGCCGTTCTCACGGGCGGGGGTGATTGCCCCGGCCTCAACGCGGTCATCCGCGCTGTCGTTCGCCGCGCGAGCGCCCATGGTTTCGAGATGATGGGCCTGCGCGATGGGTGGAAGGGTCTGCTCGACGACAACCACTTCCGGCTCACCCGGGAGACCACCTCCGGCATCCTCCACCGGGGTGGCACCATCCTGGGCACCTCCCGCGTCAACCCGTTCAAGGTCGAGAACGGGCTGGAGCGCGTCAAGCGCGCCATCGAGCGCAATGACATCCACGCCGTCATCGCCATTGGCGGTGAGGGGACGCTGTCGGCCGCCACGCGCATGTCCCAGGAGGGTGTGCGCATCGTGGGCGTGCCCAAGACGATCGACAACGATCTGAACGGCACGGACTTCACCTTCGGCTTCGACACCGCGGTGGGCATCGCCACCGAGGCGATTGATCGGCTGCACTCCACCGCCGAGTCGCACAAGCGCGTCATCGTGTGCGAGGTGATGGGCCGGCACGTGGGGTGGATCGCCACGTACGCGGGCCTGGCCGGCGGCGCGGACGTGATCCTCGTGCCCGAGGTGCCCGCGGACCTGGAGCGCGTGGCCGAGCACATCAAGCACCGCCACGCCTCCGGGCGTACCTTCTCCATCGTCGTGGTGGCCGAGGGCACGCGCATCAAGCTGTCGCACGAGGGCCAGGAGCAGCTCATCACCTCGGGCGCGCTGGACGAGGCGGGTCGGCCCCGGCTGGGAGGCGTGGGCGCCCTGCTGG
Above is a window of Cystobacter fuscus DNA encoding:
- a CDS encoding ketopantoate reductase family protein, which encodes MDSTRTAPRILVVGCGGIGGVLLSRLLESGRKVSAVARREEIAQVLRTRGPVLRDAKGERTVRGELEVFVEPPAEGAYDFLLLATPPTGVEEAARDTTHLLAPGGAMAVLPNGLCEERVAAIVGEERVIGTIVAWGASSPATGVYEQTAVGGMVLGTLRGEPDARLERLAEVLRAVGPVDFTPNLRGARWSKLGINCAISTLGTVGGSRLGPLLRHRFIRELALDIFTEVVQVARAEGVKLEKVASSLGLDWLALSDAERHAWGSPSLVLKHAALLAVGLRYRRMRSSMLAALERGREPPVDFLNGEVVRHARAHGLAVPVNEQLQEAVHAMARRQLTPGVETLRRIHERTRPRRS
- a CDS encoding lytic transglycosylase domain-containing protein, which codes for MRRKRTNRANRFPWVKVGLCALVPLVLLNLAVAFFGDTRVSPLSVSFLAEKAHALAAYARHRPQCLLEGHPELEPLIRDSEQRHHLPPGLLEAVVEVESNTQPHRISPAGAMGPGQLMPSTASLMRVEDPFDPARALDGSARYLAEQLARYRGNVTLAVAAYNAGPGNVRGRVPHNGETEFYVEKVLAAYARHRPPPPPAGVKRQARPVRSTARHPPGDRPSAG
- a CDS encoding vWA domain-containing protein, with protein sequence MNKPSSISKRVVVLCMGTLAVMGGGVTLFGNNLRKLTGASAEALAGSDVQYAPHLAKKSLRTFGSNGEEAGPSSRGNTYSAERPNPFTRASEDRLSTFAVDVDTASYTLFRRYVTQGSLPPPESIRVEEWVNYFRYRYPSPTDGDFRVDLEGAPSPYTRGRHLVKVGLQGRTIAKSQRKPTHLVFLVDTSGSMNAADKLPLAQKSMKLMVDGLNETDTVALVTYASGVRDVLPPTPASARDTLFAAIDSLTAGGGTAMGNGLELAYRHAARNAHPRNVSRVVVLTDGDTNIGPRNPDDLLERIQGYVQEGVTLSTIGLGMGNYRDDLMERLANKGNGNSFYIDSEREARRVFQERLAGTLEVIAQDVKVQVEFDPEAVRGYRLLGYENRAIADRDFRDDKVDAGEIGAGHTVTALYEVDLTGEGSRVATVHVRSKRPGGVEAAEQTFPLERASLHAHLDEASSNLRFAAAVAGTADILRGAPEAREWSLATAESLAEESVDGQPDRSEFLGLLRQVREWRTASVAASYPD
- the nagB gene encoding glucosamine-6-phosphate deaminase; this translates as MNVRVFSSEVEAAAACAAHVAAAVREQPSLVLGLPTGRSPLNVYRQMVALHQRGALDFSRVTTFNLDEFLGLPPDDPCSLRAYMDRHLFQHVNLAPERVHFLDGSAEKAQWECARYDAALEAAGGIDLLLLGIGSNGHVAFNEPGDSLQAASHRARLSRETRQAMTPMFGDEISRVPMAALTLGMGALFKARRVILLAFGVNKAAAVTAMVRGPITSHCPASLLQLHGQVEVWVDPDAGHGLEGSG
- a CDS encoding 6-phosphofructokinase — translated: MKVAVLTGGGDCPGLNAVIRAVVRRASAHGFEMMGLRDGWKGLLDDNHFRLTRETTSGILHRGGTILGTSRVNPFKVENGLERVKRAIERNDIHAVIAIGGEGTLSAATRMSQEGVRIVGVPKTIDNDLNGTDFTFGFDTAVGIATEAIDRLHSTAESHKRVIVCEVMGRHVGWIATYAGLAGGADVILVPEVPADLERVAEHIKHRHASGRTFSIVVVAEGTRIKLSHEGQEQLITSGALDEAGRPRLGGVGALLANEIERRTGYETRVSVLGHIQRGGAPTAHDRVLATRYGVHACDMVAQGEFGKMAALRGNEIVSVDLSEATRELKKVPQEFFQVAQVFFG